From the Finegoldia magna ATCC 29328 genome, the window ATCACCTGCTTATTTACTATATTATACCATTTTTTAATTTATAGAAAAAACCAATAAGATTACAACGTAGCCATCATCCTATCGTCAGTCGTTGCGCTACTACAATTTATAAAAACAACAAGCTCATCTTATTAGATGAGCTTATTTTGTTGGCAAAATAAACAAATTTAGTCCACAATATTGACACGTGTTTTATACGTGCTATTATAATTATGAAGTCTAACTATGACGTCAAAAACCTCAAGAGAGATAATAAAAATGCTCAAAAAAGATGGCTGGTATTTGGTTAGCGTCAATGGCAGTCATCACAAGTTTAAACATCCTGTGAAAAAAGGGATTGTAACTGTTGCGCATCCACAAAAAGATTTTACAACAAAAACTTTAAAGAGCATATACAAACAGGCTGGTTGGTAAACCAGCCACTATCTCTCGAAATTTAGGAGTGTGATATTATGAAAAATGATATTTTGTATCCAGTTGTAATGAGCAAGGAAGATGGTAGATATTTTGCTCAATGCTATGATTATGAAGAAATTTATGCAGAAGGAGATACAATCGAAGAAGCGTTGAAAAATATCAAAGAAGTTTTCGGATTAATTTTTTATGATTTTGAAGAAGATGAATACAAGAAAGCTTCTAATATAGAAGATATAATGAAAGAACTCAAAGAAGGAGAATTTGTTGTATATGTAAACGTGTGGTTACCTTACGAATTTTCGAAGGTAAAAGTTGTTAATACCAAAAAAACACTTACTATACCAAATCACTTGAACATGCTCGGACAATATAAAAATATTAATTTCTCAAAAATTCTCACTGAAGCACTAGAAAAAGAATTGAATGTGAAATAATACGACATCAATTTTACTACAATTTATAAAAGCAACAAGCTCATCTTATTAGATGAGCTTTTTTAGTGGTTAATTATTTCCAAGTATTTAAACATTTTTTATATTTAATATAATCAGCAAACGGCTTTCTTGCAAGGTAGTTGTGATTGTCGTACATGTTTTTTTCTTTTTTTAGTTTCATATCATAAGCAAAACAAAACATTTTGTTGTAGTTATTTTTCCTAGGATTCAAATAAACATTGGAGTACAAGAAATATCGGTACTCGTATTGTGTATTGGGATCATCTTTGAAATATATTGTAAAACGTGTAGTATTATCATTTGCATAATTATATTTTTCTATAGATTTGATGTTGGATCTGTCGGTTCCTTGTAAAGTGAGGACTTGGTCAAGTTTTTTGTTTGCGAAATAGCTTTGAATTGGATGATCAACAACCCACCACACAACATTGTAAATCACAAAAATACAGATCACAATTTTGATAAATTTGTATAATTTATTTTTCATATTCACCTCTTAATGCCATCCATCAGTGTATTTCATGTATTTTGCCTTTTTGAAATAGGTGTTTCCGATAGGACTTCCTGTAGCGTATTCGTAAATATCAACACTGATTTTGTTGGTATCTTCAAACAAATGCGTCAAATTAGACAAGCTAAAATGAGTCAAATGATAACTGTAACGGTATTCAACCAATGGATCATCCTTAAAAATCACATTAAATTCATGATTACCGGCTTTATAATCATAACTTGATGAAATTTTCAAAATATTATCTTTATTAGTTCCTTGCTGTTGCATAAAAGAATACAGCCTGTGTTTTCCACAAAAATATTGAACTGGATGATTAATAGTCCATCCGACAATTAAGTAGACGATTACAATTGTAAGTAGAATTTTGAATAACCTTTTCATAAATTTCACAACCTTTCTTGTGTTAATTACATTATACCCAAATTTTTCAAATCAGAATAGTAAAATCACACCCCCAAATGTATGTATAAATGAAAGGGGGAGTGAAAATGAAAAAATTAAAAATCACTTCATTAAACAATGTAGATGGAAAAAACAAGAAAACTTCCAAAACATTCAGCAATTTAGCATCAAATGTTACTGATGAAAAATTGAAAAACGCAGCAGATGCAATCAATTCATTGATTTCTGCATCTGAAAAACGCATATTTGTAGTAGAAGAAAAAGAACTTTAGGAGGTATTTAAATGCAAGAATATTTACAAATCAAGATAGGCAATGATTCAAATGAAACAATGACAATCAATTTAACAAACTATGATCGTGCAAAAACTGATGAACAAATCAAAAATGCAATGGATCAAATCTTACAAACAGAAGTATTCGCTGGTAAAACTGCTGCCTTCAACAAGAAAATCTCAGCAGATATCATAACTGTAGACAAGAAACCAATGAATATACAATAGGATTAACAAATGGACGAATTTTTAAGTTTTGTCGGTAACGTAGGCTTTCCCATTTCAGTGACAGCATTTCTTCTAATCAGAGTTGAATCCAGATTAGAAGATATCAAAATCTCCATTGAAAAGCTCAACGCTATTCTCACAAACTTTAACAGATAACCTTAATTTCATATATCATTTCCTAAAATTAAACCAACAAAACGGTAAGTCTCATACGAGATTTACCGTTTTTTATGTGCAATTGTTTGGAAATTAAAAAATTTTAAAAAATACTTGTGAATCATTATCAATTGGTGTATTATATTAGTTGTTGCAAATAATTTGCATTTAAGGAGGAGTTTATGATAAAAAAATTTAGAAAATTATTGGTGCTTTTGGCGCTAGTTTTGGTTTTTGTGACTGCTTGTAGCAAACAAGATTCAAAAACTCAAGACACAAAACAAGAAGATACGAACAAAACCAATGGAAAGAAGACAATTTATGCGACATTTTTTCCTGTAGCAGATTTGACGAAGATGATTGTACAAGACAAGATGGATGTCAAGACTATTATCAAGACGAACGAAGAGCCGCATTCATTCGAGCTTACGACAGATAATATGAAGGATATTTTAAAGGGAGATTTGGTTGTCTACAATGGCGCTGGAATGGAGTCTTTTGTTGATGATTTGAAAAAATCTATGAATGATGATGGAAAGTTTTTGGATTTATCTAAGGGGCTAACTTTGTTGGATTCTTCAAGTGAGGGTTCTGATATGAAAGCTATCAATCCACACACTTGGCTTTCAGTAAAGAATGCTGAAAAAATGTTGAATACTATTTATGAGAAGGTGTCTGCGATTGATCCAGAAAACGAAAATTTCTATAAGAAAAATTTAGAAGATTCCACAGCCAAATTTGATTTGTTGGATAAAAAATTCGAGCAAGAACTTTCTAAGGTAAAGAGCAAGGAGAAGTATTTCGTGGTTTCTCATGCTGCATTTAATTATTTGGCAGATGATTATGGTTTGAAACAAGTTGCTGTGACTGGTATTTCTCCAGAGGATGAACCTACTGCAAAACAACTCAAAACTATTGCTGATTTTGTGAAGGATAAGCATATTTCTACAATATTTTTTGAAGGAAAGGCTACACCAAAAGTTGCAGAGACTTTGGCAAAAAACACCAACACGAAAACATCTACTTTGCACACTATGGAAAATCTAGATGAAAATCAAGTTGCCAAGGGATATTTGAAGCTTATGGAAGAAAATCTAAAATCACTTGTGGAAGCTTTTAATGAGTAGTGATGTAATTTCTGTCAGTGATTTATCTTTTGCATACGACAAAAATCTGATTTTAGATAATGTGAATTTTTCCGTAAAAGAAGGAGATTTTGTCGCAATAGTTGGTGAGAATGGCGCTGGTAAGTCTACTTTGATGAATCTTATCTTGCACAATCTCAATAACTACGATGGAGAGATAAAACTTTTTGGTACAGATATAAAAGAGGATAATCATTTTAGAGATTTGGCGTATATTTCCCAAAATTCTGTTTTATCGTATAGGAATTTTCCGACTACGATTGAGGAAGCTGTGAAGATTCATTTGTCTTTTTTGAAGAAAAAGACTGATGCAAGTATATATTTAAAACAAGTGGGACTTTTTGAACACAGGAAGAAGGCATTGGATGAATTGTCTGGTGGACAACTTCAAAGGCTTGGAATTGTCTTGGCACTTATAAAAGATGCGAAGATTATTTTCTTGGACGAGCCTACAAGTGGTATAGACAAGAAGTTTGCAGATGAATTTTTCCAAAACTTGTCAACTCTCAAAAATCAAAACAAAACTGTTGTTGTGATAACTCATCAGCTTGATTTGGCGAAAAAATACATTGATTATGCTATTAAAATCAAAGATAAAAAGTCAATGATAATAAATAATAACGAGATTAGTCTGTGAGGAGAATATGGATATATTTGAATACGAATTTATGCAACGAGCATTTATCGTTGGAGGGTTGATAGCAATAATACTTCCTTGTATGGGACAGGTCGTTCTATTAAAAAGGCTATCGATGATTGGAGATACGCTTTCTCATTCATCACTTGCAGGACTAACTATTGGACTTGCATTGGGATTCAATCCACTGTTGGCGGCAATCATCGCCTGTGTTTTTGCAGGGCTGTCTATTGAAGTTATCAGAAATAGGTTGAAATCATATCAGGAAATATCAACGGTTATAATACTTGCGGCATCCATTGGTCTTGCAGGGATATTTTCATCCATGGTGAAAAACACCAACAGCATCTCATCGTATTTGTTTGGATCAATTGTAACCATAAGTGATGAAGAATTTTATTTGGTAATAGCTGTGTCAGCTTTCGTTTTGATTTCTTATAGTCTATTGTATAAGAGCTTGTACTTGAGTATTTTCGATCAGAAAGCCGCTAGCATATTAGGCATTAATATAAAATTTATAAATTTTTGCGTGACATTTTTGTCGGCAATAGCTATATCAATTTCAGCGAAAACAATAGGTTCCCTCATAGTGTCATCACTATTGGTATTACCGAGTATTAGCGCTATGCAATACACAAAAACTTACAAGAACACGTTAATCGTTTCAATAATATTTTCGGTTATTTTCGTGTATTTGGGTCTTTTCATATCGTATGCATTAAACCTTAGACCGGGATCTGTAATTGTATTGTTATCAGTCATTTGGTTGATAATTTCATTAATAATAAAGAGAAAATAGGAGTAAAAATGAAAAATAGTAATAAAAAAATAATATTGGCTGTGGTTTTATGCTCAACCATTTTGAGTTCTTGTTCACTTTTTTCTAAACCAGAAAAAAAGTCAGAACAAACAAACGAGTCTACAAAAAAAGTTGAACAAACAACTGACAGCAACAAACAATCTACAATAAAAAAAGACAAGACAACAGAAGTGTTGATAGACTCTGAAATCAAAAAAGAAGATATCGCAAAAATCGTAAAACACGGAGACCATTGGCACGTGTTCACCAAAGACGGCAGGGAAAAAATCACATACAAAGACCCTAGCAAATTACAAAACACATCCAACTTTGAAATGGTAAGCGTTGTCGGTAAAAACAGACTCAAAGGCGAAAACGTCGTTGCAATCAAAAAACACGGCGATCATTGGCACGTTTATTTAAGAAATGGTGGAGAATATCTAACTTACGAAGACCCATCAGCAATGTTTCCACACATAAAAGTAGGAACATATGTAGGAAGTCACGGTGATCACAGAAAACACAACAGCAAAAGAATGGATGCTAGAACAATAGCACACGAAAAACAAAAAATAAAACAAACAATCGAAAAAAATGACGAAAGAGTCATCAAAATCTTAAAACACGGTGACCATTATCACATCTACACATCAAAAGGCAATGAATTCGTGTCATACACAGACCCAAGAAGCTTGTATCCAAACGCTGAGTACGGACAGTACGTTGGAACTCACGCCAACAGAAAACAAATGATTGAAAAAATCATCCGAGAAGATAGACAAAAACAAAAACAATCTTCTAAGAAAACTCTCGCCAAACAAAATTCAGACAAGCTAATAAAAGACGAAAATCTTGTAAAAGTAGAAGACAACAAGAAAAAACACAATGTAGTTAAAATTCTAAAACACGGCGATCATTGGCACATCTACACAAAAAATGGCGAAGAATTCATAACATATGAAGATCCATCTTCCAAATATCCAGATGTAGCAGTTGGAACATATGTAGGTAGCCACACACAAGAAAACACACAACAACCACAACAACCAAGAAAAGACAACAAAGACAACAAACCACAAGAAAATCTGCCTGAAAACCCAACAGACACACCACAAAACAACAAACCAGATAAAAAAGAAGAACAACCAACAGAAAAAACAAGAGAACAAAAAATACAAG encodes:
- a CDS encoding metal ABC transporter permease, yielding MDIFEYEFMQRAFIVGGLIAIILPCMGQVVLLKRLSMIGDTLSHSSLAGLTIGLALGFNPLLAAIIACVFAGLSIEVIRNRLKSYQEISTVIILAASIGLAGIFSSMVKNTNSISSYLFGSIVTISDEEFYLVIAVSAFVLISYSLLYKSLYLSIFDQKAASILGINIKFINFCVTFLSAIAISISAKTIGSLIVSSLLVLPSISAMQYTKTYKNTLIVSIIFSVIFVYLGLFISYALNLRPGSVIVLLSVIWLIISLIIKRK
- a CDS encoding metal ABC transporter ATP-binding protein, which translates into the protein MSSDVISVSDLSFAYDKNLILDNVNFSVKEGDFVAIVGENGAGKSTLMNLILHNLNNYDGEIKLFGTDIKEDNHFRDLAYISQNSVLSYRNFPTTIEEAVKIHLSFLKKKTDASIYLKQVGLFEHRKKALDELSGGQLQRLGIVLALIKDAKIIFLDEPTSGIDKKFADEFFQNLSTLKNQNKTVVVITHQLDLAKKYIDYAIKIKDKKSMIINNNEISL
- a CDS encoding YvrJ family protein, translated to MDEFLSFVGNVGFPISVTAFLLIRVESRLEDIKISIEKLNAILTNFNR
- a CDS encoding type II toxin-antitoxin system HicA family toxin, which gives rise to MTSKTSREIIKMLKKDGWYLVSVNGSHHKFKHPVKKGIVTVAHPQKDFTTKTLKSIYKQAGW
- a CDS encoding metal ABC transporter solute-binding protein, Zn/Mn family; its protein translation is MIKKFRKLLVLLALVLVFVTACSKQDSKTQDTKQEDTNKTNGKKTIYATFFPVADLTKMIVQDKMDVKTIIKTNEEPHSFELTTDNMKDILKGDLVVYNGAGMESFVDDLKKSMNDDGKFLDLSKGLTLLDSSSEGSDMKAINPHTWLSVKNAEKMLNTIYEKVSAIDPENENFYKKNLEDSTAKFDLLDKKFEQELSKVKSKEKYFVVSHAAFNYLADDYGLKQVAVTGISPEDEPTAKQLKTIADFVKDKHISTIFFEGKATPKVAETLAKNTNTKTSTLHTMENLDENQVAKGYLKLMEENLKSLVEAFNE
- a CDS encoding DUF3139 domain-containing protein, with amino-acid sequence MKRLFKILLTIVIVYLIVGWTINHPVQYFCGKHRLYSFMQQQGTNKDNILKISSSYDYKAGNHEFNVIFKDDPLVEYRYSYHLTHFSLSNLTHLFEDTNKISVDIYEYATGSPIGNTYFKKAKYMKYTDGWH
- a CDS encoding DUF2922 domain-containing protein, with product MQEYLQIKIGNDSNETMTINLTNYDRAKTDEQIKNAMDQILQTEVFAGKTAAFNKKISADIITVDKKPMNIQ
- a CDS encoding type II toxin-antitoxin system HicB family antitoxin; the protein is MKNDILYPVVMSKEDGRYFAQCYDYEEIYAEGDTIEEALKNIKEVFGLIFYDFEEDEYKKASNIEDIMKELKEGEFVVYVNVWLPYEFSKVKVVNTKKTLTIPNHLNMLGQYKNINFSKILTEALEKELNVK
- a CDS encoding DUF3139 domain-containing protein, yielding MKNKLYKFIKIVICIFVIYNVVWWVVDHPIQSYFANKKLDQVLTLQGTDRSNIKSIEKYNYANDNTTRFTIYFKDDPNTQYEYRYFLYSNVYLNPRKNNYNKMFCFAYDMKLKKEKNMYDNHNYLARKPFADYIKYKKCLNTWK